A single region of the Halobacterium wangiae genome encodes:
- a CDS encoding alpha/beta hydrolase, protein MRQETVLVPGARDVEATLDEPDDGSRSCVVMCPPHPQHRGHRGDDRLEAVSTYLVERGVAALRFDYGDWDEGEGEREDARNALRWASERYDTVGIFGFSFGGSIAALAAATTEVDLCAVSMLAPAVELPAGLNAADALEDVTAPLQVVYATRDDTANWETVVAAARELDCEVVELSADHFFIGRFDAVAEAVGPFLVRAC, encoded by the coding sequence ATGCGACAGGAGACCGTGCTCGTGCCCGGCGCGCGAGACGTGGAGGCGACCCTCGACGAACCGGACGACGGGTCGCGCAGTTGCGTCGTCATGTGTCCGCCACACCCCCAGCACAGGGGCCACCGCGGCGACGACCGCCTCGAAGCCGTCTCGACGTACCTCGTCGAGCGGGGGGTCGCGGCGCTGCGCTTTGACTACGGCGACTGGGACGAAGGCGAGGGGGAGCGCGAGGACGCCCGCAACGCCCTCCGGTGGGCGAGCGAGCGCTACGACACCGTGGGGATCTTCGGGTTCAGCTTCGGCGGGAGCATCGCCGCGCTCGCGGCCGCGACGACCGAGGTCGACCTCTGTGCGGTGTCGATGCTCGCGCCCGCGGTCGAACTCCCCGCGGGACTGAACGCCGCGGACGCCCTCGAGGACGTCACCGCCCCGCTGCAGGTGGTCTACGCAACGCGGGACGACACCGCCAACTGGGAAACGGTCGTCGCCGCCGCCCGCGAACTCGACTGCGAGGTCGTCGAACTGTCCGCCGACCACTTCTTCATCGGGCGGTTCGACGCGGTCGCGGAGGCCGTCGGGCCGTTCCTCGTCCGTGCGTGCTAG
- a CDS encoding PspA/IM30 family protein yields the protein MGIVSRLSYTIRSKLNALVRSTEDPSETLDYSYERLRDRLQEVETGLADLTAQKKRLEVQRERLAQNVEKHDDQAWEAVKQGRDDLARRALEKKRAKRDQVAELDDQIADLEGTQRDLEERRDGLETKVEEFRTKKETMKARHEAAKTQTQVSEAVTGLSDDDVPRAIERAEDQTEEMEARAAAMDELGDRGVLEDSLSDDDRIEKELAAERGDDVESELAALRAEVRGEGDDVVERTARETGTEVVDENRSDRDPDSSSDADEVEEVRAEVLDDEQEV from the coding sequence ATGGGTATCGTCTCACGACTATCGTACACGATCCGGTCGAAACTGAACGCTCTCGTTCGGTCCACCGAGGACCCGTCGGAGACGCTGGATTACTCGTACGAACGACTCCGGGACCGACTCCAGGAGGTCGAGACCGGGCTGGCCGACCTCACCGCCCAGAAGAAGCGCCTCGAAGTCCAGCGCGAGCGCCTCGCGCAGAACGTCGAGAAGCACGACGACCAGGCGTGGGAGGCCGTCAAGCAAGGGCGGGACGACCTGGCGCGGCGCGCCCTCGAGAAGAAGCGCGCGAAACGCGATCAGGTCGCGGAGCTCGACGACCAGATAGCGGACCTCGAGGGGACCCAGCGCGACCTCGAGGAACGGAGAGACGGACTCGAAACGAAGGTCGAGGAGTTCCGCACGAAGAAGGAGACGATGAAGGCGCGCCACGAGGCCGCGAAGACCCAGACGCAGGTATCCGAGGCCGTGACGGGGCTGAGCGACGACGACGTGCCGCGTGCCATCGAACGCGCGGAAGACCAGACCGAGGAGATGGAGGCTCGCGCGGCCGCGATGGACGAACTCGGCGACCGCGGTGTCCTCGAGGACTCGCTGTCCGACGACGACCGCATCGAGAAGGAACTCGCCGCAGAGCGCGGCGACGACGTGGAATCCGAACTCGCGGCGCTCCGCGCCGAGGTCCGCGGTGAGGGCGACGACGTCGTCGAACGGACGGCCAGGGAGACGGGGACCGAGGTAGTCGACGAGAACCGCAGCGACCGAGACCCCGACAGTAGCAGTGACGCCGACGAGGTCGAGGAGGTCCGGGCAGAGGTCCTGGACGACGAGCAGGAGGTGTAG